The Mycolicibacterium brumae DNA window CCGAGCGGCTCGGGGAGATCCTCGAGGACCTCGGCTGGCGACTCTCCGAGCAGGCCGGGCCGTCGTACTACCGGGACACCTACATCCGCCCGACCGGCCGGGAACTGACCGCCAGCCCCATCGAGTGGACCGCCGTCGCGCAGTTAAATCTCTAGCACCGTCGGCACGATCATCGGCTGGCGGCGGTAGGTCTCCCCCACCCATTTGCCGACCGCGCGCCGGATGCCCTGCGCGATGCGGGCGGTGTCGGTGACATTGTCGGCGGACAGTTTGGCCAGCTCGGCCTCCACCTTGCGCGCGGCGGGCTCCAGTGCCTTCGGGTCCTCGGAGAAGCCGCGGGAGTGCAGGTGCGGCGGCGCGGCGGGTTTGCCGGTGCCGCGGTGCACCGCGACGGTGACCGCGATGAATCCGGAGCTGAGGATCAGCCGCTCACCCAGGGTGGCGTCGCCGACATCGCCGGTGATCAGGCCGTCGACGAACATCTTGCCGACCGGGACGGCGCCGGAGATGGACGCCACCCCGCCGACCAGGTCGACGCTCACCCCGTTCGGGGCGATGACGATGTTCTCCTCGGGCACCCCGGAGCTGACGGCCAGTTTGGCGTTCGCGCGCAGGTGCCGCCAGGTGCCGTGCACCGGCATCACATTGCGCGGCCGGACCCCGTTGTAGAGGAACAGCAGTTCCCCGGAGTAGGCGTGGCCGGAGACGTGCACCCGGGCCTGGGCGTTGGTGACCACCCGGGCGCCGATCTGGGCCAGCGCGTCGATGACGCCGTAGACGGCCTCCTCGTTGCCCGGGATCAGCGAACTGGACAGGATGATCAAATCGCCGGCGGTCAGGGTGATGCTGCGGTGCTCACCGCGCGACATCCGGCTCAACGCGGCCATCGGCTCGCCCTGGGTGCCGGTGGTCACCAGCACCACCTTCTCGGCGGGCAGCATCTCGGCCGCGCCGATGTCGAGCACGTCCTCATCGGAGATGTTCAGGAAGCCGAGCTCGCGGGCGATGGCCATATTGCGGACCATCGAGCGCCCGACGAAGGACACCTTGCGGCCCAGCGCCACGGAAGCGTCGATTATCTGCTGCACCCGGTCCACATTGGAGGCGAAACACGCCACGATGACCCGGCCCTGCGCGCCGCGGATCAGCCGGTGCAGTGTCGGGCCGATCTCGCTTTCGGAGGGGCCGACGCCCGGGATCTCGGCGTTGGTGGAGTCGCACAGGAACAGGTCCACCCCGGCGTCGCCGAGCCGGGACATGCCGGGCAGGTCGGTGGGACGGCGGTCCAGCGGCAACTGGTCGAGCTTGATGTCGCCGGTGTGCAGCACCGTGCCCGCGCCGGTGTGCACGGCGATGGCCAGCGCGTCCGGGATGGAGTGGTTGACCGCGAAGTATTCGCATTCGAACACCCCGTGGGTGCTGCGTTGCCCCTCGGCGACCTGGACGAACACCGGCTTGATCCGGTGTTCGCGGCATTTGGCGGAGACCAGCGCGAGGGTGAACTTGGAGCCCACCACCGGGATGTCGGGCCGCAGTTTCAGCAGGAACGGGATGGCGCCGATGTGGTCCTCGTGCGCGTGGGTCAGCACCAGCGCCTCGACGTCGTCGAGCCGGTCTTCGATGTGCCGCAGGTCCGGCAGGATCAGGTCCACGCCCGGCTCGTCGTGGGTGGGGAACAGCACCCCGCAGTCGATGATGAGCAATCGGCCCAGGTGCTCGAAAACGGTCATATTCCGGCCGATTTCGCTGATCCCACCCAGCGCGGTGACGCGCAGGCCACCGTCGGCGAGCGGCCCGGGCGGCGTCAGATCGTTGTGCATGTGCCCTACCGCAGCACGCCCGCGGCGCGCAGGTCGTCGGCCAGTTCGGTGATCTGGGCGTCGGTGGCGGGCATCTGCGGCAGCCGCGGCTCGCCGGCGTCGACGCCGAGCAGCCGCAGCGCGGCCTTGGACATGGTCACCCCGCCGAGCCGGTTCTGCGCCTCGGCCAGCGGGCCGAGCGACACGTGGATCTTGCGGGCGGTCGCCAGGTCGCCGGCGCGGAACGCGGCCAGCATGTCGCGCAGCGGACCGGCGGCGGCGTGACCCCAGACGCTGATGAACCCGGTGGCGCCCATCGCCAGCCAGGGCAGGTTCAGCGAATCGTCACCGGAGTAGTAGGCCAGGCCGGTCTCGGCCATCACCATCGCGCCGCCGTGCAGGTCGCCCTTGGCGTCCTTGATCGCGACGATATTGGGGTGAAACGCCAGTTCCCGGATGGTGTCCCAGGCGATCGGGATGCCCGAGCGCGGCGGAATGTCGTAGAGCACATTGGGCAGCGCGGTGGCGTCAGCGACGGCGGAGAAGTGCGCCACCAGCCCGGCCTGCGGCGGCCGGGAGTAGTACGGCGTGACCACCAGCAGGGCGTGCGCGCCGGCGTCGGCGCTGGCTTTGGCCAGCCGCACGCTGTGCGCGGTGTCGTAGCTGCCGGCCCCGGCGATGACCACGGCGCGGTCGCCGACGGTCTCCAGCACCGCGCTGAGCAGGGCGATCTTCTCGTCGTCGGTGGTGGTCGGCGATTCGCCGGTGGTGCCGGAGACCACCAGGCCGTCGCAGCCGGAGTCCACC harbors:
- a CDS encoding ribonuclease J; translated protein: MHNDLTPPGPLADGGLRVTALGGISEIGRNMTVFEHLGRLLIIDCGVLFPTHDEPGVDLILPDLRHIEDRLDDVEALVLTHAHEDHIGAIPFLLKLRPDIPVVGSKFTLALVSAKCREHRIKPVFVQVAEGQRSTHGVFECEYFAVNHSIPDALAIAVHTGAGTVLHTGDIKLDQLPLDRRPTDLPGMSRLGDAGVDLFLCDSTNAEIPGVGPSESEIGPTLHRLIRGAQGRVIVACFASNVDRVQQIIDASVALGRKVSFVGRSMVRNMAIARELGFLNISDEDVLDIGAAEMLPAEKVVLVTTGTQGEPMAALSRMSRGEHRSITLTAGDLIILSSSLIPGNEEAVYGVIDALAQIGARVVTNAQARVHVSGHAYSGELLFLYNGVRPRNVMPVHGTWRHLRANAKLAVSSGVPEENIVIAPNGVSVDLVGGVASISGAVPVGKMFVDGLITGDVGDATLGERLILSSGFIAVTVAVHRGTGKPAAPPHLHSRGFSEDPKALEPAARKVEAELAKLSADNVTDTARIAQGIRRAVGKWVGETYRRQPMIVPTVLEI
- the dapA gene encoding 4-hydroxy-tetrahydrodipicolinate synthase, whose product is MVTPFAPDGSLDLDGAKKVATHLVDSGCDGLVVSGTTGESPTTTDDEKIALLSAVLETVGDRAVVIAGAGSYDTAHSVRLAKASADAGAHALLVVTPYYSRPPQAGLVAHFSAVADATALPNVLYDIPPRSGIPIAWDTIRELAFHPNIVAIKDAKGDLHGGAMVMAETGLAYYSGDDSLNLPWLAMGATGFISVWGHAAAGPLRDMLAAFRAGDLATARKIHVSLGPLAEAQNRLGGVTMSKAALRLLGVDAGEPRLPQMPATDAQITELADDLRAAGVLR